The following proteins come from a genomic window of Corynebacterium falsenii:
- a CDS encoding Rossmann-like and DUF2520 domain-containing protein, protein MPTPSTPSGATPSDRPSPEPHGPHESHEPRLTVGIISAGAVGTALAEAFSRAGHHVHGVNVHSERSAVAASKRIPTIPQLPLEQVAQAALVILAVPDPQLPTVIEEVAQHTQDGQMVAHTSGAFGCDILQPITDTGALPLALHPAMAFTGSPVDTERLTGCAWGITADSDQGLAVAELLVTTVAGVPIAIAEDKRPAYHAAMAHAGNHTVTLINDALRIMDYVLDGSGATGAHAPGGQVPHNPNSAMLLRRLALAAVDNALESRMDQLTGPVARDDAPAVLRHIAALEELSDGSAGSASFTAAYTTMAERTAQMRHAIEVERVLADKTMGLR, encoded by the coding sequence GTGCCAACTCCCAGTACGCCCTCGGGTGCTACGCCCTCCGACCGGCCGTCTCCCGAGCCGCACGGACCGCACGAGTCCCACGAGCCGCGCCTAACCGTCGGCATCATCTCCGCCGGAGCAGTGGGCACCGCCCTTGCGGAGGCCTTCTCCCGGGCTGGACACCACGTGCACGGCGTCAATGTGCATTCGGAACGCTCGGCCGTGGCGGCGTCGAAAAGAATTCCCACCATCCCCCAACTCCCGCTGGAACAGGTAGCGCAGGCCGCGTTGGTCATCCTCGCAGTACCGGATCCGCAGCTGCCCACGGTGATCGAGGAGGTTGCCCAGCACACCCAAGACGGGCAGATGGTGGCGCACACCTCGGGTGCGTTTGGGTGTGACATCCTGCAGCCGATCACAGATACCGGGGCGCTGCCGCTGGCACTGCACCCGGCCATGGCGTTCACGGGTTCTCCGGTGGATACCGAGCGACTGACCGGCTGCGCGTGGGGGATTACCGCCGATTCGGACCAGGGACTCGCCGTGGCAGAGCTGCTGGTCACCACCGTGGCCGGCGTGCCAATTGCCATTGCAGAGGACAAGCGCCCCGCCTATCACGCGGCGATGGCGCACGCGGGCAATCACACGGTCACGCTCATCAACGATGCGCTGCGGATCATGGACTATGTGCTGGACGGATCAGGCGCCACAGGTGCCCACGCCCCAGGTGGGCAGGTGCCACACAACCCGAATAGTGCGATGCTGCTGCGCCGGCTCGCGCTGGCCGCCGTGGACAACGCGCTGGAAAGCCGGATGGACCAGCTCACCGGCCCGGTCGCCCGTGATGACGCGCCTGCGGTGTTGCGCCACATCGCTGCGCTCGAGGAACTCAGCGATGGCAGCGCCGGCTCGGCATCCTTCACCGCCGCCTACACCACCATGGCGGAACGCACCGCTCAGATGCGCCATGCCATTGAAGTGGAGCGGGTGCTGGCCGATAAAACCATGGGACTACGCTAG
- the panC gene encoding pantoate--beta-alanine ligase: MSTSQFQPGEATVYTDVESLSQLTRAIRKVGRPVALVPTMGALHEGHLSLVKAAQSIPGALVVVSIFVNPLQFAEGEDLDAYPRTLDEDVAKLRAAGVDAVFAPTPRDMYPNGPRTTVQPGAVGTILEGEHRPTHFAGVLTVVNKLFTISHCSHAFFGEKDYQQLILIQQMVTDLNMDIQVHGVPIVREADGLAKSSRNRYLSDGERELALTLSAALTAGAFVADKGADAVLDQARSILDATPQISVDYLELRAADLGPAPEDGDARLFVAARVGSTRLIDNVGVPLGTGFKGLDAEQA, encoded by the coding sequence ATGAGCACTTCACAGTTTCAGCCGGGGGAAGCCACTGTCTACACGGACGTAGAATCGCTGTCCCAACTCACCCGAGCCATCCGCAAGGTCGGCCGCCCGGTCGCCTTGGTTCCCACGATGGGCGCGCTCCACGAGGGGCACCTGTCGCTGGTCAAGGCCGCGCAGTCCATCCCGGGCGCGCTGGTGGTGGTGAGCATTTTCGTCAACCCGCTGCAGTTCGCCGAGGGCGAGGATCTGGATGCCTACCCGCGCACCCTCGATGAGGACGTGGCGAAGCTGCGCGCCGCGGGCGTGGACGCAGTATTCGCCCCCACCCCCCGTGACATGTATCCCAACGGCCCGCGCACCACGGTGCAGCCGGGTGCGGTGGGCACGATCCTGGAGGGCGAGCATCGGCCCACGCACTTCGCCGGTGTGCTCACGGTGGTTAACAAGCTGTTCACGATTTCGCACTGCTCGCACGCTTTCTTCGGCGAGAAGGATTATCAGCAGTTGATCCTCATTCAGCAGATGGTCACCGACCTGAACATGGATATTCAGGTCCACGGGGTGCCGATCGTCCGCGAGGCCGATGGTCTGGCGAAGTCTTCGCGTAACCGGTATCTGTCCGACGGCGAGCGCGAGCTGGCCCTGACCCTCTCCGCAGCCCTCACGGCCGGTGCCTTTGTGGCGGATAAGGGAGCCGATGCGGTGCTGGATCAGGCTCGTTCTATTCTCGACGCCACCCCCCAGATCTCCGTGGACTACCTAGAGCTACGGGCCGCCGATTTGGGCCCCGCCCCGGAAGACGGCGACGCCCGCCTGTTCGTTGCCGCCCGCGTGGGCAGCACGCGCCTCATCGACAACGTGGGTGTGCCACTGGGCACGGGCTTTAAGGGGCTGGACGCCGAGCAGGCGTGA
- a CDS encoding aldose 1-epimerase family protein, with translation MTSPTSTPRTHNHPFIDLAAGDYRASISAFGGGLHTLDYAGQPLTPGYPHGQYPPLSAGIILAPWPNRTADGVFAHDGQIHRLQITEPGRATAIHGFVGSMVWDVTDRSDSAVTLEVASGMKEGWPWRLRMTVTWELDPSKGLTGTVTVRNEEEVSCPFGLGWHPYLSALGAPLDECTLHLPAHTNLPLDSVRNLPAGPEFPADRVLPNLERGQHMAGIWLDHCFGGVPEGGSEVELINSEGDGVRLWADEMFDWYQVFTADPARREGYPDVGRALAVEPMTCPPDALRSGRHLIRLEGGDQETFSFGVAVTMKG, from the coding sequence ATGACTAGTCCAACCTCCACACCCCGCACGCATAACCATCCCTTCATCGACTTGGCGGCCGGTGACTACCGCGCATCCATCTCCGCGTTCGGCGGAGGGCTGCACACCTTGGACTACGCCGGCCAGCCCCTCACCCCGGGCTACCCGCACGGTCAGTACCCGCCGCTATCCGCCGGCATCATCCTGGCGCCGTGGCCCAACCGCACAGCCGACGGAGTGTTCGCCCATGACGGCCAGATCCACCGGTTGCAGATCACAGAGCCCGGACGGGCCACGGCCATCCACGGATTCGTTGGTTCCATGGTCTGGGACGTGACCGACCGTAGCGACAGCGCGGTCACGCTCGAGGTGGCGTCGGGAATGAAAGAAGGGTGGCCGTGGCGGCTGCGCATGACGGTCACCTGGGAGCTCGATCCGAGCAAGGGGTTGACGGGAACGGTGACGGTGCGCAATGAGGAGGAGGTGTCGTGCCCGTTCGGGTTGGGCTGGCACCCCTACCTATCGGCGCTGGGTGCCCCGCTTGACGAATGCACGCTGCACCTGCCCGCGCACACCAACCTGCCGCTCGACTCGGTGCGCAACCTGCCGGCGGGACCGGAGTTCCCGGCTGACCGGGTGCTGCCCAACCTGGAGCGGGGCCAGCACATGGCGGGGATCTGGCTGGACCATTGCTTCGGCGGCGTGCCCGAAGGCGGGTCCGAGGTGGAGCTTATCAATTCCGAAGGCGACGGCGTGCGGCTCTGGGCGGACGAGATGTTCGACTGGTACCAGGTGTTCACGGCCGACCCGGCCCGTCGCGAAGGGTACCCCGACGTTGGGCGCGCGCTGGCGGTGGAACCCATGACGTGCCCGCCTGACGCCCTGCGATCGGGGCGGCATCTTATTCGGCTGGAAGGCGGCGATCAGGAAACGTTCAGCTTCGGAGTCGCAGTAACCATGAAGGGGTAA
- a CDS encoding HdeD family acid-resistance protein, with the protein MTTTNFNPRSLAQTLGKKGFTYLLWRGIFAVLVGIMFLVWPFDSATVFGILVGAWMIVDGLATCGMAFDQRKAGIPWGWKLAEGIISVIAGLLIVIFPASFAVVSSFFILGFLAFGLIFQGIVQMTTPKPLRSGWLIVNGIINVIFGLILGFLAILNPVGSVFSLAWMAGLTIIVIGAYMIWFAFKVRKLSV; encoded by the coding sequence ATGACTACGACGAATTTTAATCCCCGTTCCCTGGCCCAGACGCTTGGCAAGAAGGGCTTTACCTACCTGCTGTGGCGCGGTATCTTCGCCGTCCTCGTCGGCATCATGTTCCTTGTGTGGCCATTCGATTCGGCCACCGTATTCGGCATCCTCGTGGGTGCCTGGATGATCGTCGATGGCCTGGCCACCTGCGGCATGGCCTTTGATCAGAGGAAGGCTGGCATCCCGTGGGGCTGGAAGCTCGCCGAGGGCATCATCAGCGTGATCGCCGGTCTGCTGATCGTCATCTTCCCGGCATCCTTCGCTGTCGTGAGCTCCTTCTTCATCCTGGGCTTCCTGGCCTTCGGCCTGATCTTCCAGGGCATCGTCCAGATGACCACCCCCAAGCCACTGCGCAGTGGCTGGCTGATCGTCAACGGCATTATCAACGTGATCTTTGGTCTGATCCTGGGCTTCCTGGCCATCCTCAACCCGGTCGGCAGCGTATTCAGCCTGGCCTGGATGGCTGGCCTGACCATCATCGTCATCGGCGCCTACATGATCTGGTTCGCCTTCAAAGTCCGCAAGCTCAGTGTCTAA